The window TGTATTTCCTAGAAAGGCTCTAACTCAGGGATTTATTCTATTAAATCTGCTTATCAACCTTTTAGGCAACCTGCTCCAAGATGAATTTGGTTTGGAGAAAGCATCCTGTACCGTTCGGGTCCTGAAGTCACTGAATCAGAGGTAATTCTGTTTTGTTTTCTCGGATGAAGCTGATTGATGAAAAACGGCTTGCAAGCATATAAGAAAGATGGTTCGGAAAAGTAGTTGAGAGAAATCACTCAATTTTGTCATGCACAACATATACATGTACCTTATATGGAAAAAATGATTTCAAGTTGTGATAGACAGCTTATTGATGGAGAACAAAAGACTTATCTCCATCGTTTTCGTGTAGATATCTTTTTTACATAGGAACTTTGTTTTCTTCATTCTATCTAATAAGATAATTATAAATAGATAACCTTGTTGTATTTTGAATTGTTTTTAATTTGTACAATGTTATGCTATTGATGTTATTGCTCAAGAATTGGAGAATCGTTTTACTAAATCAACTTGTGAATTATTTTTGTGCATATATTGTCTCGATCCTTCAAAAGAATCAAATTCTTTTGCTAATTTTGATCGTGATTGACTACCCGATCTTGCTAAGTTATATACAGAAGATTTTTCTAGTTTTGAGCTATTTGAGCTTGACCATCAACTTAACATCTATATTCATGATCTGAGATTAAATGAAGCATTTTTAGCCTTCATGGTATTGGTGAGCTTGCAAAATAGATGGTGAAGaaaaaacatcatatttttttgtttagtTATCGTTTTATCGAGTTAGTATTGATCTTACATGTTAAGGAACCTGTGGACATGTCCTCTCTCTACGGACAAACTTTGAACTAACTACTGCGATTAAGATATGAGCTGCCATGTTTGTTGAACTCTTTACGAAAGCTAAAGGGTAATTGCTGAAATCTTTTAAAATAACTAAACAACCTTCGACAATCTCATAATTATAAAAGAAGATGGTAGTTTATTAATGCCATTGACTGCCAGAAGGCAATCATAATGAATAGAGATCGAGATAAGTTATCGGATTTGAGCCAACTGCGAGCTTTCCGAATAGATCCTATTTAGatagtaatttttatttattatttattactttatttttttatatataatttaattagtgAAGCCATGATGAAAGCATgtaattgattgattaatatAGACATTAAAGAATAAGAGATGgatttattcatttttatttgaaaacaaattcattaatttttttttatgaaaaaaaaaacaaattcattAATACAAATGGAAAAATAGTTGTACAAATGATAAAAACTAGGGATCAAAACCAAAATTTTGTTCTAGTGTTTTAAGGGAAGTGCAGATTTAATCTTAAAGGAAgaaattgtgtaaatttaaccttaatATTTCaaagcaatatcaattttaccctATGTTatcaaaaattttaatttgaaaaaactggtttgacTGATATTTAacgaaattaaaaatattctgttaaaatgctaaaaactaaatttgatcCATATAAgtttaatcacaatttttttttgtcaaaccgtctaaaatatttactgtgttattaatatagttacaaaaaatgtacgaaactgttTCAgcttatcgacaaacttgtttggaagggccgatgtgatagttaaataacagtcaaatcatttttttcaaatttttgatagctaaaggctaaaattgatcttacttgaaaatattagggttaaatttataacattttatatgttatatttaaatctgcactaatcttaaaatgTTAGATAGAGCTAAATTTCACCCCCTACCCCTAATTTAATTAGTGAAGCCATGACGAAAGAATTTTAGTGTTTGGGTTTAGATTGGTAGATAATGTGCCATTTTTaggttgacacgaaactgacacatAAATTTTTAGGTTGGGTTAGTATTGATATGttaacccgaaaacgacacgaaataatacgaatatttaaaattactgTTATATTCTCTCGCATTTTTATacgtcactttattaataaagataataaaattataattattacttgcagATAGGATCCGAacttcctaaattgttataagcCAATTACATGACTCCCTAACATGATAACGGACTTTTCGATGGTTCGAACACGTTAACACGATTATGACATGAAAGTTTTTAGGTTAGGTTTGAGTTTACTCTTTTTAACACAAACCCGGAATGatacgacacgaacacgactcaaACATGAAATTGTCAGGTCTACATTAAAGAATAAAAGAGGgatttattcatttttatttgaaaacacattaattaatataatggAGAAGTAACTGTACAAATGATAAAAGTAATTAAAGTCTATAGTTCCAAGAAATTAGGAGAAGATGTTAAAATAGGTGATTGAGTGTAAGTACGAAGGAGGGAACAGAATAAATTACCGCAGATTTTGGTGCAATTTGGAAGTCCGATCGAAGTCGGGTCGGGTAAGTCGGGCGTCGCGTGAACAAACAAGCGAGCGCGCGCGTATGGTTTATTTTATAAAACCCactaaacacaatttaataaCTTTTTTGGCCCAACCTAATATAAATCCTTCAACCAACTCAAAAGTTTTCCATCTGGGATACTTAAAGTCACAAAAGACAAGGAAAGGgtaaagagccattttaccaaaATCTCCAACATAGGACAGCAACTGCTATTAATATTTCTCAAATAAGTGGGAGCTGTAGTAGATGACATTAAACCACTCATATCTGCAAACTTCAAATCACTTATAATTACTATTagttgactgttatttaactgttatATTGGACCTTCCAAACAATTTGTCgataaattaaaacaatttagtatatttttagttGGGTTTCTTATATTTTAAACAGTTAACCAAAAAATTGTGATTAGTTAACTTTTATGTAGCAGCTttagtttttatcattttaacataatttttataatgttgttagtaatacactaaatGTCTtatacataattgatatttagaaGATttgaagtgacagttaaataccagtcaaactagttttttttttctatttttcgatAACACATGACTAAAAatgatcttgcttggaaacatTAATGTTAAATTTGTATCATTTCATACGTTAACACTAagagggtgtttggttgctcattttcagactcttatttgtcttttcactttgaaatggAGAGTTGTGTTTGGTTAATGACCTattgtttgtcttttacacATGAAAATAGCCTTTTATAAAAGTAGAGAATCtctactttttggaaaagctactttttccaacaacaaacagtagctAGAACAAGCGCGCCATAAGAGGGTGTAtttttacctacttttcacttCATGTTTGCCTTTCATTTTAAAATGCAGTCTCTGctttttccaaaatcaccattttctaaaaacaaacagaaataaaaacagCAAATAGCCAAACAGACGCTTGTATTTCCTTTAAAACGTTAAagtatttattcatttttattggaaaacaaattaattaatacaATGGAGAAGTAActgtacaaatgaaatgatagaAGTAATTAAAATCTAACTAAAGTTCCAAGAAATTAGGAGAAGATGTTAAAATAGGTGATTGAGGAGTAGGACAGCAACTGCTATTATTTCCCAAATAACTGGAAGTAGATGACATTAACATCATCTGATGCTCAACTTCTGTCTCTGTGTCTGAAACTGATTTCATAAAACTTTTAAGAGCATCTCTCATCCATTCATATCTGCACACCTCAAATGCCTTATCTATCTCCACCTGCATTTTTCATTAATCATGATTAACATATTTTTTCACACTAATTAAAAAGTTTAtactaattatttaattaatcacaacaataactaatatatattaGGGTTAATCACAAATAGATGTCACGTGGTTTCACCGATTTGCTGATGGATATCTGTGGTATTTTTCGCTAAAAACACAATCCTGTGGTATTTGTACTTTGTTCTTTCGATATAAAGATATGAGTAATGTTAAAGAAAAAACGCGTGTTTTGTGGatttaagaaatataattttgttagattaaataaaatataaaaacaaatcatgtggtttgaccgatttacAAAGACAGTTcagtggtttaaaaatttacaaatagaCGTACGTGGATTTTGCGGTTTGCAAACTTAGAAATTCTGTCAAAAATTATTGTAGTGACTATTTACCTCAAAATGGAACGTATTCAATAATTAAAAAGACTAGCTTTACAAATTATCCATATATAAAATCTGATGATTTTACAATTAACTAAAAAGCTAttccttataaaaaaaataaaaaaataaaaattgttattttataaaTCTAATCAAATACTATATCCTTCTCTGGGATGTATCCAGTCGGAATTGAACATGAAATCTCTTCCCACAGACTTAGCATGCATTGCCAACTTAGTCACAACCCATAGTTCAGACCGcctatatatattgttataaacacattatatGACCTCCAACATGATATTAACGGACTGTGGGATGACTAGTGTTAACATCTTAATCAAAAAatgacaaaatatttaaaaatagtatcaTATCCTTCTATTTTTAAAAGTCACCATTAATATGGTAAAATTATATGGACCCAACAACATGACACGAAATCGACAATAACCCAATTGGATTAGAGTTGACTCATTTTGACACTAACCAGATAATTACCACCTCTAGTATTAATCAATTCTAAGATTGGCTTGAATGATTAAGTTAAGTCTCAAATTTTGATCGGAATAAGATTCACATTAAAAGAGGTATACGACGAGTCTCGAAAcagagttcttatattaagcaccgggTCTTCCATATCATTCGAAGGAtctccaattcacatttggacacgtgtattgtgaccccacgtaataattaaaatagtggggcctcttataatatgtgtgggttcatgttacacgtgtcaaaatatgtatggaaggtccTCCATTTGATATGGAGACtgagtgcttctaataatttaccCTCGAAACGAGTAATTGggttaattataatattaattaagttGATGTTATAGCTATATACTAACCCATATTCTGTTGTAATTAGAGAGACCTGGCCATTGGTGTAGCTCTTGAGTTACTTGTAATGCAAACATATAACCTTTGCAGCATCCAACCTTGCTGCTGCTATTCTCATTGCTCTTGCTTCTAAATTCCCACACTCCTAGTGGAATTTCCTGTTCATTAATTATCATAATTCTAATTAACTTTAATTCAAAacatgattaattaattaattaattcaaaatcattaattttaaagtaaattaaagttaattaagagggaattaattaattaattacatccatgaccattgaactttactcattttaacattatggccactgaacttcaatctatatataatataaaacagtaacgatagagctgaTGTGttacttcctcattttttactgataaaaaacataatataatataatatattaattttaattatattattatatttatttataaaaagattattttatccgtactatatctaagagttctacagaatttaaattaatccctaaaatctctctaattctctgcatatctatatctaaaagttctacataatttaaattaatccctaaaatctctctaattctatgcatatctatatattataatataaaacagtaacgatggagctgataaaaaacataatataatatataatatattaattttaattatattattatatttatttataaaaagattattttatccgtactatatctaagagttctacagaatctaaatgatattttaagcaactttagttCTTCAacttttactgataaaaaataatatataatatattatatattaattttaattttaattatattattatatttatctataaaaagattatttaaattaaatgtgaaaataaaataataatatttaatttatatagcacctttatatcattaattgtaattattaaattatatttttgttaatatccATATagtaagatgaatccgtgcatcgcacgggtgaAAAACTAGTTCTTAACTATATGACCACTGAacgttatattttttaacaCTGGTAACTACTGAACTTTAACTAATTCTTCAAAATGAccattaacgacctcaaaatgaaaatattcaagaattaaagttgttcagaacgacatttactatgaaactaCGTTTACCTCCaaacgaaattttttaagaattaaagttccttagaatataattaactctttgaattttttattttgaggccgtcaacggttgttttgagacgttgagtggTCACCCGtgttaaaaaagaaaacataaagttcagtggcatactgttaagaattgaaattcagtaaACACAATGTTAAaggggtaaagttcagtggccatgggtgtaatttacccattaattAACTTACACTAATAACTCCTTGAACTCCAGCTTCTTCATAGGCTTCACGACATGCAGCTTCAGTGAGGCTCTCATCGTCTTCCCATCCACcctttcaaaataataataaatgagtTTTCTTTCTATTTCTACTTAATTAATAGGATTGTAAATTAGCCGAGCCGTTTATGAACAGCTGACATTCGGCCAAATAAAAGCTCGATAGTATTGGATTCGATTTATAAATGAGCCGAGATTGAGCAAAGCGGAACTTGGTTCGGCATAGATTCGTGAATATATAAGCTCG is drawn from Euphorbia lathyris chromosome 9, ddEupLath1.1, whole genome shotgun sequence and contains these coding sequences:
- the LOC136207496 gene encoding nudix hydrolase 12, mitochondrial-like: MSVLARTGRHKQRYQDHLRLVAGCIPYKRVEDKTCRAEERLLVLMISTPKRNDLVFPKGGWEDDESLTEAACREAYEEAGVQGVISEIPLGVWEFRSKSNENSSSKVGCCKGYMFALQVTQELHQWPGLSNYNRIWVEIDKAFEVCRYEWMRDALKSFMKSVSDTETEVEHQMMLMSSTSSYLGNNSSCCPTPQSPILTSSPNFLEL